The sequence CATACTCTTTTTCTGCTCTTCTTCTAGCAGATTCCATTTGTTCATGCATTCTTCTTAACTGTTCTTCAATCATTTGGGCCTCTTTAAGGAGTGGTTCTGTTGAAACACCTATGGGAACAAGTTTCTTTAGAATCTCTATAATGTTTGCTGCGGCCCTTGGATCTGGCCTATCTCCAAAAGTCTCACCTAATAAAGCGTACGCCTTAAGTTTTTCTTTACTGGCTTCCCATAGAAGTTTTCCGCTCATACCCATGATTGAGCCATATTTTAGTATTTTGACACCGAGATTTTCTAAATCTTTATTTTCTTCTTCACTTCCTCCAATTCCCCAAACATCCATGTGTTCTTTGAAGAGTCCAATACCCATTCCACCAAGGGAGATTACTTTTTCAGCATTGTTACGTTTTAAATATGCTGTTATTTCTTTTGCTATTTCGTTTACAAGAGTTGGGGGGATATAAATATCTGCCACAGCCACAATTATGTTGTCCTTCCCGTAAAATCTTAATGGGGGATTTGGTTTTCCTTCGAGAATTATAGAGACAGGAGGTAAGAAAGAACTTTCAACATACCCTATTGGCTCCATTTTAAGCTCTTTTGTAAGAAAATTAGCGGCTATGTGGCCCACTAATCCTATTCCTGGGTATCCTTCAATAAAAATGGGGTTTTCAATGTCTGGCAGAATAAGCTCTACGGGCTTTTCCATGTTATCACCCTTACATCATTTAGTTATGAAAAGTTATTAAAGTTTTTGATGTATTTCACAGCAAACGCATGTTTGAGGAATACTTTGAAAACTTGGTTAAGAGCTATTATAATACAAAAACCCTTATAGGGTTTAAATACTAATTCTATAGGGTGATTATATGAAAAATTCAACTGCATTGGTTTTCATATTATTGATATTTTTCAGTCTCTTTTTAGTTTCTCCTGTTAGTGCTGGATCACTTCACATTGGAACTTTGACTATAGATGGCACAGAATATAAAATAGAAGACTCCACGCTTCTTCAAGAGGGTAACATAATAGTCCAGAATGGTGGAAAACTAATAATTAAAAATGCCACTCTCGAGCTCCTTCAAGATTACCACGCCCATTATGGAATTATTATTAAAGATAACTCTCAACTAATAGTAGAGAACTCCATAATTACATCGGACTACCAATTCTACATTAGATTCCACAGTAATTCAAAAGGGAGTTTTGTGGGGTTATCATTCACAAAGAAAGCTCCCATTATTTCATTATCTAGTGGTCGCCCAATTCTTGAAATCGTTGATTCAAGCTTTGATGCATTGGAAGTGACCTCTTACTTGTCTGGGGCCCAAGTAACTATTAAAAACTCAGAATTTGCTCTTTATTCTTGGTTAAGTGGAGAGGTAAATGTTACGAATCTCTATGAGGGATTTAAGCTTGGAAGTGCATCAATAGTCTCGGAGAAATACATGGTAAACATTCACAATTCTACAATCTCTGGAGCATGGATGTGGACCCAAAAAGATGCTGAGGTCATTATCAAAGATTCATATGTAGGTACTATTGAGATAAGGGACTTTCCCAGCATTTATCTCGTGAATTCTACTGTTGGGACATTTACTCCACGTTTAGAAGGTATTGAAGTTAGCATTAGTTTAAACCCTGGATTTTATGAAAACTACACCCTTAACCTAACTCGTGAAGGGGCTTGGTTCTTAAGACTTGAAAATTCAAGGATCCTTGAATGGGATGTGAACATACTTTCCAACACCAAGGTTACACTCCAGGGGTCTAAACTTGCCCATATTGCTCTTACAGCACAGGATAAGAATTCTACAGTATTTATAAAAGACTCAGAAATATCTTGGCTTGAAATAAAAGACTTCAAGGGCTCAATAACATTT comes from Thermococcus sp. EP1 and encodes:
- a CDS encoding proteasome assembly chaperone family protein; this translates as MEKPVELILPDIENPIFIEGYPGIGLVGHIAANFLTKELKMEPIGYVESSFLPPVSIILEGKPNPPLRFYGKDNIIVAVADIYIPPTLVNEIAKEITAYLKRNNAEKVISLGGMGIGLFKEHMDVWGIGGSEEENKDLENLGVKILKYGSIMGMSGKLLWEASKEKLKAYALLGETFGDRPDPRAAANIIEILKKLVPIGVSTEPLLKEAQMIEEQLRRMHEQMESARRRAEKEYERVYL
- a CDS encoding S-layer protein, with protein sequence MKNSTALVFILLIFFSLFLVSPVSAGSLHIGTLTIDGTEYKIEDSTLLQEGNIIVQNGGKLIIKNATLELLQDYHAHYGIIIKDNSQLIVENSIITSDYQFYIRFHSNSKGSFVGLSFTKKAPIISLSSGRPILEIVDSSFDALEVTSYLSGAQVTIKNSEFALYSWLSGEVNVTNLYEGFKLGSASIVSEKYMVNIHNSTISGAWMWTQKDAEVIIKDSYVGTIEIRDFPSIYLVNSTVGTFTPRLEGIEVSISLNPGFYENYTLNLTREGAWFLRLENSRILEWDVNILSNTKVTLQGSKLAHIALTAQDKNSTVFIKDSEISWLEIKDFKGSITFDHVTITGWVSIYKETETTQEVKIDGNVTIFPNTLNFMFGLKWDDSIVKRRYPIILKEGMFHNAYKNYSIEIKDPEGNSVYFSSIANMKPPTLIFNSSNYDKSFSLILYGENSELTATPISLLTSTPMSLKVGDKLDVSKIRASPVIYGEGRVDKEYAWTFWRKMCSDKVPGHCTESEIVVLIGGPVANKLTKEYMDSFPVEVTNEYPGKGKGVIEAAVIDGKIYILVAGSDRWGTKAGVEILKNLDYIPEKPIFVDWNDGNPRIIPGR